One segment of Alnus glutinosa chromosome 2, dhAlnGlut1.1, whole genome shotgun sequence DNA contains the following:
- the LOC133861770 gene encoding heat stress transcription factor B-2a-like, whose product MAPPVEQKGESTSGESQRSIPTPFLTKTHQLVDDQTIDDVISWNDDGSTFIVWNPTVFAKDLLPKYFKHNNFSSFVRQLNTYGFRKVVPDRWEFSNEYFRRGEKQLLREIQRRKITSPMATGPAPVTVSLAVISTAKPMISPSNSGEEQVISTNSSPTTAPADLADENERLRKENVQLSKELSEMKSLCNNIFTLMSNFANSNQSEIPGKPLDFLPSKRLAREETETSARLFGVAIGGKRARESEGEAAEDETELRLHLPGAGMAKSEPLECQSNVDDLKAPWLKQCHWDDPNNHRVCN is encoded by the exons ATGGCTCCGCCGGTGGAGCAAAAAGGTGAGTCAACCAGCGGCGAGTCCCAGAGATCTATACCGACGCCGTTTTTGACAAAAACGCATCAGCTGGTCGACGATCAGACCATAGACGACGTAATCTCATGGAACGACGACGGATCCACTTTCATCGTCTGGAACCCCACCGTTTTCGCTAAAGATTTGCTCCCCAAATATTTCAAGCATAACAATTTCTCTAGCTTCGTCCGCCAACTCAACACCTAt GGATTTAGAAAAGTAGTACCTGATCGATGGGAGTTCTCGAACGAGTACTTTCGTCGAGGGGAGAAGCAGCTTCTGCGCGAAATTCAGCGCCGAAAGATCACATCTCCGATGGCCACAGGTCCGGCGCCGGTGACGGTGTCTTTGGCGGTGATTTCGACCGCGAAGCCGATGATATCGCCGTCGAATTCCGGAGAAGAGCAAGTGATTTCAACGAACTCATCGCCGACAACAGCACCTGCGGATCTAGCCGACGAGAACGAGAGGCTAAGGAAAGAGAACGTGCAGCTGAGCAAAGAGTTATCGGAAATGAAATCGCTCTGCAACAACATCTTCACTTTGATGTCAAATTTCGCGAATAGTAACCAATCGGAGATTCCCGGAAAACCGCTCGATTTCTTACCGTCAAAGCGGCTCGCCCGCGAGGAGACGGAAACAAGCGCGAGGCTGTTCGGCGTGGCGATCGGTGGGAAGAGGGCGAGGGAAAGCGAGGGTGAGGCTGCGGAGGATGAGACGGAGTTGCGGCTGCACCTGCCTGGGGCGGGGATGGCGAAATCAGAGCCGTTGGAGTGTCAGAGTAACGTTGATGATCTAAAAGCGCCGTGGCTTAAGCAGTGCCACTGGGATGATCCTAATAATCATAGGGTGTGTAATTGA